From the Limanda limanda chromosome 2, fLimLim1.1, whole genome shotgun sequence genome, one window contains:
- the papss1 gene encoding bifunctional 3'-phosphoadenosine 5'-phosphosulfate synthase 1, whose amino-acid sequence MDMSGNSNKKQKVNNASESLGMQRATNVTYQAHHVSRNKRGQVVGTRGGFRGCTVWLTGLSGAGKTTVSMALEEYLVCHGIPCYSLDGDNIRQGLNKNLGFSPEDREENIRRIAEVARLFADAGLVCIASFISPYNRDRVNARKIHEAAGLPFFEAFVDAPLDVCEQRDVKGLYKRARAGEIRGFTGIDSEYEKPEAPELVLKTDSCSVNECIQQLIDLLQEKDIVPVDASYEVKELYVQENKLDLAKADAETLPAVQITKLDMQWVQVLAEGWATPLNGFMREREFLQCLHFDCLLDGGVINLSVPVVLPVATADKERLDGVTAVALVYGGRRVAILRNPEFYEHRKEERCARQWGTTCKDHPYIKMVMESGDWLVGGDLQVLDKIYWNDGLDKYRLTPTELKQKFKEMNADAVFAFQLRNPVHNGHALLMQDTHKRLIERGYRRPVLLLHPLGGWTKDDDVPLPWRMKQHAAVLEEGVLNPDSTIVAIFPSPMMYAGPTEVQWHCRSRMVAGANFYIVGRDPAGMPHPDTGKDLYEPSHGAKVLTMAPGLITLEIVPFKVAAYNKVKRAMDFYDPQNHQDYDFISGTRMRKMAREGENPPDGFMAPKAWAVLKEYYKSLEKA is encoded by the exons ATGGACATGTCCGGGAACAGCAACAAGAAGCAGAAGGTGAACAACGCCTCGGAGAGCTTG gGAATGCAACGTGCAACTAATGTCACCTATCAAGCTCATCACGTGAGCCGGAACAAGCGCGGGCAGGTTGTGGGAACAAGAGGAGGGTTCAGAGGATGCACGGTTTGGTTGACTG GTTTGTCTGGTGCCGGAAAGACCACAGTGAGCATGGCTCTGGAGGAGTACCTGGTGTGTCACGGCATTCCCTGCTACAGCCTTGACGGGGACAACATCCGTCAAGGGCTGAACAAGAACCTTGGTTTCAGCCCAGAGGACCGGGAAGAGAACATTCGACGCATTGCTGAGGTGGCCCGGCTTTTTGCTGATGCTGGGCTGGTCTGCATCGCCAGCTTCATCTCTCCCTACAACAGG GATCGCGTCAATGCGAGGAAGATCCATGAGGCTGCAGGGCTGCCTTTCTTTGAGGCGTTTGTGGACGCTCCACTGGACGTATGTGAGCAGAGGGACGTGAAGGGACTGTACAAGAGGGCTAGAGCGGGCGAAATAAGAG GTTTCACTGGAATTGACTCAGAGTATGAGAAACCAGAGGCTCCAGAGCTGGTGCTGAAGACCGACTCCTGCAGTGTGAACGAGTGCATACAACAGCTGATTGACCTGCTTCAGGAGAAG GACATAGTTCCTGTCGATGCATCTTATGAAGTGAAGGAGCTTTATGTTCAGGAGAACAAACTGGACCTGGCTAAGGCTGATGCAGAGACTCTGCCTGCTGTGCAGATCACCAAG CTGGACATGCAGTGGGTGCAGGTGCTGGCTGAAGGCTGGGCCACTCCTCTGAATGGTTttatgagggagagagaattcTTACAGTGTCTCCATTTTGACTGTCTGCTGGATG GTGGCGTCATCAACCTCTCCGTGCCCGTGGTGCTGCCAGTGGCTACCGCAGATAAAGAGCGTCTGGATGGCGTGACGGCCGTGGCCCTGGTCTATGGAGGCAGGCGAGTTGCCATCCTTCGCAACCCCGAGTTTTATGAACACCGCAAAGAAGAGCGCTGTGCTCGACAGTGGGGCACCACTTGCAAGGACCACCCCTACATCAAG ATGGTGATGGAGAGCGGGGACTGGCTGGTCGGCGGAGACCTGCAGGTTCTGGACAAGATCTACTGGAACGACGGACTGGACAAATACCGACTGACACCCACTGAGCTCAAACAGAAGTTTAAAGAAATGAATGCAG aTGCTGTTTTTGCCTTCCAGCTCCGCAACCCGGTCCACAATGGCCACGCTCTTCtgatgcaggacacacacaagcGTCTCATCGAGCGAGGCTACCGCCGACCCGTGCTGCTGCTCCATCCACTGGGAGGGTGGACTAAGGATGACGATGTGCCGCTGCCTTGGCGAATGAAGCAGCATGCTGCCGTGCTGGAGGAGGGTGTCCTGAATCCAGACTCCACCATCGTTGCCATCTTTCCTTCACCCATGATGTATGCCGGGCCAACTGAG GTTCAGTGGCACTGCAGATCTCGAATGGTAGCCGGGGCCAATTTCTACATCGTTGGCCGTGACCCTGCAGGGATGCCCCACCCTGACACGGGGAAGGACCTGTACGAACCCTCCCACGGGGCCAAGGTCCTCACCATGGCTCCCGGCCTCATCACCCTGGAGATCGTCCCCTTCAAGGTTGCTGCTTACAACAAGGTCAAAAGAGCGATGGATTTTTATGACCCTCAGAA CCACCAAGACTACGACTTCATCTCAGGTACACGTATGCGGAAGATGGCTCGCGAGGGAGAGAATCCCCCAGATGGCTTCATGGCGCCGAAGGCCTGGGCCGTGTTGAAAGAGTACTACAAGTCCCTGGAGAAGGCTTAG